Proteins from one Deinococcus sp. AB2017081 genomic window:
- a CDS encoding Gfo/Idh/MocA family protein: MTPQVAILGCGNRGADVYGRHLTAQGATVGYLVDPRPARLAEVAVRLGVPESATFTHWDDFFALGRVADAVVIATPDHLHVEPCVRALALGYHVLLEKPICLDEQELDVIAAAQAASSGTVTVCHVLRATPFFLDVKRVVESGVLGQLIGITWTENVASWHYAHSYVRGNWRRSPPAAPFILAKACHDLDLLRWLADSAPVAVSSTGRLNHFRPEHAPPGASDRCVTCSVTDCPYDARRIYGPRPAGQWPVTVLMAGGVSLTDALEHGPYGECVYAGHNDVVDHQAVTVEVASGLTAQLTVSAFTHNNTRTFKLVGSHGELRGHMERGALEMHDLRTGEVSAWTVEATGNHGGGDVGLIAGWLAALRGEAEWPSPLLASLDSHRMAFAAERSRGSGVVVALEG, encoded by the coding sequence ATGACGCCGCAGGTGGCGATCCTCGGCTGCGGGAACCGGGGCGCGGACGTGTACGGCAGGCACCTGACCGCACAGGGGGCCACGGTCGGGTACCTTGTCGATCCGCGTCCGGCACGGCTGGCCGAAGTCGCCGTGCGGCTGGGGGTTCCAGAGTCAGCGACCTTCACCCACTGGGACGACTTCTTCGCCCTGGGACGGGTCGCCGACGCGGTCGTGATCGCCACGCCGGATCACCTGCATGTGGAGCCGTGTGTGCGGGCGCTGGCCCTCGGGTACCACGTGCTGCTGGAAAAACCGATCTGCCTGGACGAGCAGGAACTGGACGTCATCGCGGCGGCGCAGGCGGCGTCCAGTGGCACGGTCACCGTCTGCCATGTGCTGCGGGCCACGCCCTTCTTTCTGGACGTGAAGCGGGTGGTCGAGTCCGGCGTGCTGGGGCAGCTGATCGGGATCACATGGACCGAAAACGTCGCGTCGTGGCACTACGCGCATTCCTACGTGCGGGGGAACTGGCGCCGCAGTCCGCCCGCCGCGCCGTTCATCCTTGCCAAGGCATGCCACGACCTCGACCTGCTGCGCTGGCTTGCCGACAGTGCGCCGGTCGCGGTCAGTTCGACCGGCCGCCTGAACCACTTCCGGCCCGAACACGCGCCGCCCGGGGCCAGCGACCGCTGCGTCACCTGTTCGGTCACGGACTGCCCCTACGATGCCCGGCGCATCTACGGCCCGCGGCCCGCCGGACAGTGGCCGGTCACGGTGCTGATGGCAGGTGGCGTGTCTCTGACGGACGCGCTGGAGCATGGGCCGTATGGCGAGTGCGTCTACGCCGGGCACAACGATGTCGTGGATCACCAGGCGGTGACGGTGGAGGTCGCGTCGGGCCTGACCGCCCAGCTCACGGTCAGCGCGTTCACGCACAACAACACGCGCACCTTTAAGCTGGTGGGCTCACACGGCGAACTGCGCGGACACATGGAACGCGGGGCGCTGGAGATGCACGACTTGCGCACGGGCGAGGTCTCGGCGTGGACGGTCGAAGCGACCGGGAATCATGGGGGCGGGGATGTCGGACTCATCGCCGGTTGGCTGGCGGCTCTGCGCGGCGAGGCGGAGTGGCCGTCTCCCCTGCTGGCGTCGCTGGATTCGCACCGCATGGCGTTTGCGGCCGAGCGGAGCCGGGGATCAGGTGTGGTTGTTGCTCTGGAGGGTTGA
- a CDS encoding dipeptide epimerase — MDGVSGAGLTWQTLDLHTAQPFGIARWTQSVYPRTIVTLDRDGVQGRGEAAPNAFYGETGGTVEAVLPLLMDALEDPWDWDGLGARLAARMPQGHPSVKCALEMAAVEWCATSVGLPVWRLLGLSPSPLPQSSYTVSIADLPDMRRQAREAVAGGHTILKVKLGTERDEAILEALREEVPHVRLRVDANAAWSRARARRLLGVLEAARVELVEQPLAAGDFDGHAELRARSGVPIVADESLHHVSDVVQLARAFDGVNLKLAKLGGPLQALRALRIAREHHLTVMMGCMIESSLGISAAAHLAGLCDWADLDGALLLADDPFSGLEWEAGSLNQPLAPGWGVTRR; from the coding sequence GTGGACGGCGTGAGTGGGGCTGGCCTGACCTGGCAGACGCTCGACCTCCACACCGCGCAGCCTTTCGGGATTGCCCGCTGGACGCAGTCGGTCTACCCGCGCACCATCGTGACCCTCGACCGCGACGGCGTGCAGGGCCGGGGCGAGGCAGCCCCGAACGCCTTCTACGGCGAGACGGGCGGTACGGTGGAGGCGGTCTTGCCCCTCCTGATGGACGCGCTGGAGGATCCGTGGGACTGGGACGGCCTGGGGGCACGGCTGGCAGCGCGGATGCCGCAGGGGCATCCCAGCGTGAAATGTGCGCTGGAGATGGCGGCCGTCGAGTGGTGTGCCACCAGCGTGGGCCTCCCGGTGTGGCGGCTGCTGGGACTGAGCCCCTCGCCCCTGCCCCAGAGCAGCTACACGGTGTCGATCGCGGACCTGCCGGACATGCGGCGGCAGGCCCGGGAAGCCGTGGCGGGCGGCCACACCATCCTGAAGGTGAAGCTGGGCACGGAGCGTGACGAGGCGATCCTGGAGGCCCTGCGCGAGGAGGTGCCGCACGTGCGGCTGCGCGTGGACGCGAATGCCGCGTGGAGCCGGGCCCGGGCCCGCCGCCTGCTGGGCGTGCTGGAGGCCGCGCGGGTGGAACTGGTCGAGCAGCCGCTGGCCGCCGGGGATTTCGACGGTCACGCGGAGTTGCGGGCACGTTCCGGGGTGCCCATCGTCGCGGACGAGAGCCTGCACCACGTGTCAGATGTCGTTCAGCTGGCACGGGCCTTCGACGGCGTGAACCTGAAACTCGCCAAGCTGGGGGGGCCGCTCCAGGCGCTGCGGGCCCTGCGGATCGCACGGGAGCATCACCTGACCGTCATGATGGGCTGCATGATCGAGAGCAGTCTGGGCATCAGCGCGGCGGCGCACCTCGCGGGCCTGTGCGACTGGGCCGATCTGGACGGTGCTCTGCTGCTCGCGGACGATCCGTTCAGCGGGCTGGAGTGGGAGGCAGGCTCGTTGAACCAGCCGCTCGCGCCCGGCTGGGGCGTGACCCGGCGATGA
- a CDS encoding C40 family peptidase — MSPDLDSRVHAIDDATRTAEAALRPQLKDDGWTFVTPTPALAGNARVSLRAAPSATAAQVSEALPGEALELLWDGPAGWQRARTLHDGYLGWVQRDAVSTGQPGELRVTALRAHAYAGPKVSQPVVAELCLGSRVAPADGEIVEEQGRRWVPVRLPDGTGAWVQEVVLAPLGTVDAAALALRFLDTPYVWGGRSAWGLDCSGLTQVVVAQCGHALPRDADQQHAALRAVESPRRGDLAFFPGHVGLMLDASRMIHANATHMRVTVETLGEGDYGRRLAASLEGYGRWTA, encoded by the coding sequence ATGAGTCCTGATCTCGATTCCCGCGTCCACGCCATTGACGACGCGACCCGCACAGCCGAGGCCGCGCTGCGCCCGCAGCTGAAGGATGACGGGTGGACGTTCGTGACCCCCACGCCGGCACTGGCCGGGAACGCCCGCGTGTCGCTCCGGGCCGCGCCGTCCGCCACGGCGGCCCAGGTGAGCGAGGCGCTGCCCGGAGAGGCCCTGGAGCTGCTGTGGGACGGCCCGGCCGGCTGGCAACGGGCGCGCACCCTGCACGACGGGTATCTGGGGTGGGTGCAGCGTGACGCCGTGAGCACGGGGCAGCCGGGCGAGCTGCGGGTCACGGCGCTGCGGGCCCACGCCTACGCGGGGCCGAAGGTCAGCCAGCCGGTGGTGGCGGAGCTGTGCCTGGGCAGCCGCGTGGCACCGGCCGACGGAGAGATCGTCGAGGAGCAGGGCCGCCGCTGGGTGCCGGTGCGCCTGCCCGACGGCACCGGGGCGTGGGTGCAGGAGGTCGTGCTGGCCCCGCTGGGCACCGTGGACGCGGCGGCCCTGGCCCTGCGCTTTCTCGACACGCCGTATGTGTGGGGCGGGCGCAGCGCGTGGGGGCTGGACTGCTCCGGGCTGACGCAGGTGGTGGTGGCCCAGTGCGGGCACGCCCTGCCACGGGATGCGGATCAGCAGCACGCGGCGCTCAGGGCCGTCGAGTCGCCCCGGCGCGGGGATCTGGCCTTCTTTCCCGGCCACGTGGGCCTCATGCTCGATGCGTCGCGGATGATCCATGCCAACGCCACCCACATGCGCGTGACGGTCGAGACGCTGGGCGAGGGCGACTATGGGCGGCGGCTTGCGGCGTCGCTGGAGGGCTACGGGCGGTGGACGGCGTGA
- a CDS encoding dipeptidase — protein sequence MTRPPLLIDGHLDLAYNAGLGRELTGSVEQLRAADPVSGQVATTTFPEMAAAGLRLCLGTLFAAPRTPDADGYTDAAGARAQALAQLDQYHRWEDAGHVRLLRSRGDVAVHLEQPDAPLGVVLLMEGADPIRTPDDLPFWVDQGVRLIGPAWGRTRYSGGTDAPGPLTPEGRDLVTAMRELSVTVDASHLDDAAFWDVAEIGPRVIASHSNARALIPGNRHLTDDMARAVAQSGGVIGLVYLSRFLRPVTDDVRVPLEALAEHARHYAALVGWEHVALGTDMDGGFGAEKTPEGIGRYADVPRVLTVLPEDVRADVAGGNWARWLTTHL from the coding sequence GTGACCCGGCCTCCCCTGCTGATCGACGGGCATCTCGATCTCGCGTACAACGCCGGACTCGGGCGTGAACTGACCGGCAGCGTCGAGCAGCTCCGCGCCGCCGATCCGGTGTCCGGGCAGGTGGCCACCACGACCTTTCCGGAGATGGCGGCAGCGGGGCTGAGGCTGTGCCTGGGCACCCTGTTCGCGGCGCCGCGCACCCCGGACGCAGACGGCTACACCGACGCCGCTGGAGCACGCGCCCAGGCCCTGGCCCAGCTGGATCAGTACCACCGCTGGGAGGATGCCGGGCACGTCCGGCTGCTGCGGAGTCGGGGCGACGTGGCCGTCCATCTGGAACAGCCTGACGCACCGCTGGGGGTCGTGCTGCTGATGGAAGGGGCGGATCCCATCCGCACACCGGACGACCTCCCGTTCTGGGTTGACCAGGGAGTGCGGCTGATCGGCCCGGCGTGGGGCCGCACCCGCTATTCCGGCGGCACCGACGCCCCAGGCCCCCTGACGCCCGAGGGCCGCGACCTCGTGACGGCCATGCGGGAGCTGAGCGTCACCGTGGACGCCTCGCACCTTGACGACGCTGCGTTCTGGGACGTGGCGGAGATCGGGCCGCGCGTGATCGCGTCGCACAGCAATGCCCGAGCCCTGATCCCCGGCAACCGGCACCTGACCGATGACATGGCGCGGGCCGTGGCGCAGAGCGGCGGGGTCATCGGCCTGGTGTACCTCAGCCGCTTCCTGCGCCCGGTGACCGACGACGTGCGCGTTCCGCTGGAGGCGCTGGCCGAGCACGCCCGGCACTACGCGGCGCTCGTCGGCTGGGAGCATGTGGCCCTGGGCACCGACATGGACGGCGGCTTCGGGGCCGAGAAGACGCCTGAGGGCATCGGGCGCTATGCCGATGTCCCCCGCGTCCTGACGGTACTGCCTGAAGACGTCCGGGCCGATGTGGCGGGCGGCAACTGGGCGCGGTGGCTCACCACGCATCTGTAG
- a CDS encoding HAD family hydrolase encodes MTVLPALRAVLFDRDDTIAYTDRSVYRDAAAWGAAHFGLDPAQLGHTLAALWQESTVTDHERSWWHLRSLEDEQTFWDTYGRELERRLDLPAGAGAEFVARFPYEVYIKAVPGAREVLTALRARGLKVGVLSNTLPSIDRTLEAVGLGDLIDVAVASCTVGAHKPEPAGYLHAAQALGVQVPEVLFIDDKLENVEAARSLGMAAEVIDLTGQRPGALHSLDDVLTLVDARTARA; translated from the coding sequence ATGACCGTCTTGCCTGCCCTGCGCGCCGTGCTCTTCGACCGGGACGACACCATCGCCTACACCGACCGCAGCGTGTACCGTGACGCGGCGGCGTGGGGCGCGGCCCACTTCGGACTGGATCCGGCGCAACTGGGGCACACGCTGGCTGCGCTGTGGCAGGAGTCCACGGTGACCGATCACGAGCGGTCATGGTGGCACCTGCGCTCCTTGGAGGACGAACAGACCTTCTGGGACACGTATGGCCGCGAACTGGAGCGCCGGCTGGACCTGCCGGCCGGTGCCGGAGCGGAGTTCGTGGCCCGTTTTCCCTACGAGGTCTATATCAAGGCAGTACCGGGAGCGCGGGAGGTGCTCACGGCCCTGCGGGCCCGTGGGCTGAAGGTCGGCGTGCTGAGCAACACCCTGCCCAGCATCGACCGCACGCTGGAGGCTGTCGGGCTGGGCGACCTGATCGACGTGGCCGTGGCGAGCTGTACCGTCGGCGCCCACAAGCCCGAGCCGGCCGGGTACCTGCATGCGGCGCAGGCGCTCGGGGTGCAGGTGCCCGAGGTGCTGTTCATCGACGACAAGCTGGAGAATGTCGAGGCCGCCCGGAGCCTGGGCATGGCGGCGGAGGTCATCGACCTGACCGGCCAGCGTCCCGGCGCGCTGCACTCGCTGGACGACGTGCTCACGCTGGTCGATGCCCGGACGGCGCGCGCGTGA
- a CDS encoding alanine--glyoxylate aminotransferase family protein — MFDDLHLGHILLTPGPTPIHPRAQQALMRGMLGHMDPEVFKLNREIQADLRVMYGTEPEAFTAVLAGTGSLGMEAGFANLVEQGDEILVCANGSFGRRMAEMAARYGARVRLVTAHLGEAIRPEDVAAHLDGVQMVAVVHGETSTGVLNPVPEIAELVRSSGALLTVDAVTTAGMEPFHMEQWGVDYAYTGAQKCLSAPPGLAPVAISERAFARYSARRTPTPLWYCDFEGLRDYWVEHTYHHTVPVNLHYAFHAALRAALEEGMPARQQRVHDVGTAILAALTPLGFTHYVKRPEDRLPTVLALRLPDGLDDAAVRRALREREISVTGGLGPTAGVIWRLGLMGEAAHPAPYRALMTALEAILGETGLVRRFDEAVEATTVPA, encoded by the coding sequence ATGTTCGACGACCTGCACCTCGGCCACATCCTCCTGACCCCCGGCCCGACCCCGATCCACCCCCGTGCCCAGCAGGCCCTGATGCGCGGCATGCTCGGGCACATGGATCCCGAGGTGTTCAAGCTCAACCGCGAGATCCAGGCGGATCTGCGCGTCATGTACGGCACCGAACCCGAGGCCTTCACCGCCGTGCTGGCCGGCACCGGGAGCCTGGGCATGGAGGCGGGCTTCGCGAACCTGGTCGAGCAGGGCGACGAGATCCTGGTGTGCGCCAACGGGTCGTTCGGCCGCCGGATGGCCGAGATGGCCGCCCGCTACGGTGCCCGCGTGCGCCTGGTCACGGCCCACCTCGGCGAGGCGATCCGCCCTGAAGACGTCGCCGCGCATCTCGACGGCGTGCAGATGGTCGCGGTGGTGCACGGCGAGACCAGCACCGGCGTCCTGAACCCGGTGCCCGAGATCGCGGAACTCGTCCGCAGCAGTGGGGCCCTGCTGACCGTGGACGCCGTGACGACCGCCGGCATGGAGCCCTTCCACATGGAGCAGTGGGGCGTGGACTACGCCTACACCGGGGCACAGAAGTGCCTGTCGGCTCCTCCCGGCCTCGCACCCGTGGCCATCAGCGAGCGTGCGTTTGCGCGCTACAGCGCCCGCCGCACCCCCACGCCGCTGTGGTACTGCGACTTCGAGGGCCTGCGCGACTACTGGGTCGAGCACACCTACCACCACACCGTGCCCGTGAACCTGCACTACGCGTTCCACGCGGCCCTGCGGGCCGCCCTGGAAGAGGGCATGCCCGCCCGCCAGCAGCGGGTACACGACGTGGGCACCGCGATCCTGGCCGCCCTGACGCCGCTGGGCTTCACCCATTACGTCAAGCGCCCTGAAGACCGCCTGCCCACGGTGCTGGCCCTGCGTCTGCCCGACGGACTCGACGACGCGGCCGTGCGCCGGGCCCTGCGCGAGCGTGAAATCAGCGTGACCGGTGGCCTCGGCCCCACCGCAGGCGTCATCTGGCGCCTGGGCCTGATGGGCGAGGCCGCCCACCCCGCTCCGTACCGTGCCCTGATGACCGCCCTGGAGGCCATCCTGGGCGAGACGGGCCTGGTGCGCCGCTTCGACGAGGCCGTGGAGGCCACCACGGTTCCGGCGTAA
- a CDS encoding metallophosphoesterase family protein: MRVAFISDIHGNIHALTAVKRFLTDNIVNQVVVVGDLVGYGASPGPVIDFVKREGWATGLGSSDMRVAIDLGDRNDRKGVADQVLVWTKKMLSPEQMDFLRRLPPGGRITTPVGRIRYFHGSPHDPEIRMDLMANERDLEALADSLAARVVVVGGSHVPFVRMIGETTFVDPGSVGLTLNHEPGADVAIVDCIGRKPKVTLHKVTYDFASSAFDIMAWNLPPVIADVIKTGRMG, encoded by the coding sequence TTGAGAGTGGCCTTCATCAGTGATATTCACGGGAACATTCACGCCCTGACGGCGGTGAAGCGCTTCCTGACCGACAACATCGTCAATCAGGTCGTGGTGGTCGGTGATCTGGTGGGGTACGGGGCCAGTCCCGGCCCGGTGATCGACTTCGTGAAGCGCGAGGGCTGGGCGACCGGTCTGGGATCCAGCGACATGCGGGTCGCCATTGATCTGGGTGACCGCAACGACCGCAAGGGCGTGGCCGACCAGGTGCTGGTCTGGACGAAGAAGATGCTCTCGCCGGAACAGATGGACTTCCTGCGCCGACTGCCGCCGGGAGGCCGGATCACGACGCCGGTCGGGCGCATCCGGTATTTCCACGGCAGCCCCCATGACCCGGAAATCCGTATGGATCTCATGGCGAACGAGCGGGATCTGGAGGCGCTGGCCGACTCGCTGGCGGCCCGCGTGGTCGTGGTGGGCGGGTCGCACGTTCCCTTCGTCCGCATGATCGGTGAGACGACCTTCGTCGACCCCGGCAGCGTGGGGCTGACCCTGAACCACGAGCCCGGCGCGGACGTGGCGATCGTGGACTGTATCGGCCGCAAGCCGAAGGTGACCCTGCACAAGGTCACCTACGACTTCGCGTCGAGCGCCTTCGACATCATGGCGTGGAACCTGCCGCCCGTGATCGCGGACGTGATCAAGACCGGCCGCATGGGCTGA
- the lnt gene encoding apolipoprotein N-acyltransferase, which produces MAGVPALSVPVTAALLGVLLALCSVPLPWSPLAFLPLAAVLWYAAQGHDARQVSVRLLWSGVGLFTIHLWWLTTFLNKLLGTGTGVLAFALFFLEGAFLAVMAYPIATRLRDPAARVWGLAGGWVILEWLRFLGPLAFPWPTLGSTLLPSPAIQIADLGGVLLGSVLVTVTAASLASFVLSRDPWGRARPVILAAVAWAAALAYGVTRTPGQGPVQPALVLRTAFDSFGRAVGSVSPAEQERLQRAASLNRPEGEIAVWSETAITAPGRPELLAAFPGPGISGVGAGNAKPEFNAVAAIDAQSRATSWSDKSKLVPFGEYFPLYAQLRPLYGIIENALRFDLSGVEASGTPRPLSLGGVLYGAYICYDSVFPAVARSLVQQGARLLVNPSNDGWYDGWGVQQHFAMGRIRAIETRRWLVRSVNKGVAGSVNDLGQPVQTLSAGETLQVLHVRPQLLAGTTLYVRMGDIPALLLALVMIGVAFRMEARARRW; this is translated from the coding sequence ATGGCGGGCGTGCCCGCGCTGAGTGTTCCCGTCACGGCCGCCCTGCTCGGCGTGCTCCTCGCCCTGTGCAGCGTGCCGCTCCCGTGGAGCCCGCTGGCCTTCCTGCCCCTGGCCGCCGTGCTGTGGTACGCCGCCCAGGGCCACGACGCCCGGCAGGTCAGTGTCCGGCTGCTGTGGTCGGGTGTGGGGCTGTTCACCATCCATCTGTGGTGGCTGACCACCTTCCTGAACAAACTCCTGGGCACCGGCACCGGCGTCCTGGCCTTCGCGCTGTTCTTCCTCGAGGGCGCCTTCCTGGCGGTCATGGCGTACCCGATCGCCACACGGCTGCGTGATCCGGCCGCACGGGTGTGGGGCCTCGCCGGCGGCTGGGTGATCCTGGAATGGCTGCGCTTCCTGGGGCCGCTGGCCTTCCCGTGGCCCACGCTGGGCTCGACCCTGTTGCCGTCGCCCGCCATCCAGATCGCGGATCTGGGCGGTGTGCTGCTCGGCAGTGTGCTCGTGACCGTCACGGCGGCCAGCCTCGCGTCGTTCGTGCTGAGCCGCGATCCATGGGGCCGGGCTCGGCCGGTGATCCTGGCTGCCGTGGCGTGGGCGGCAGCCCTTGCCTACGGCGTGACCCGCACCCCCGGTCAGGGCCCGGTGCAGCCGGCACTGGTGCTGCGCACCGCCTTCGATTCCTTCGGCCGGGCCGTCGGGAGCGTCAGTCCAGCCGAACAGGAACGCCTCCAGCGGGCCGCCTCGCTGAATCGTCCAGAAGGCGAGATCGCCGTGTGGAGCGAGACGGCCATCACCGCCCCTGGCCGGCCTGAGCTGCTGGCGGCCTTTCCCGGCCCTGGCATCAGTGGCGTCGGCGCCGGGAATGCCAAACCAGAATTCAACGCTGTGGCCGCCATCGACGCCCAGTCACGCGCCACCAGCTGGAGCGACAAGAGCAAGCTCGTGCCATTCGGCGAGTATTTCCCACTGTACGCCCAGCTGCGCCCGCTGTACGGCATCATCGAGAATGCCCTCCGGTTCGACCTGAGCGGTGTCGAGGCCAGCGGCACGCCACGGCCGCTGAGTCTCGGGGGCGTTCTGTACGGTGCCTATATCTGCTACGACTCGGTGTTTCCTGCCGTGGCCCGCAGTCTGGTGCAGCAGGGTGCCCGGCTGCTCGTCAATCCCAGCAATGACGGGTGGTACGACGGCTGGGGCGTGCAGCAGCATTTTGCCATGGGCCGTATCCGCGCCATCGAGACGCGCCGCTGGCTGGTGCGCAGCGTGAACAAGGGCGTAGCCGGCAGCGTGAACGACCTGGGTCAGCCGGTGCAGACGCTCAGCGCAGGGGAGACCCTCCAGGTGCTGCACGTGCGCCCGCAGCTGCTGGCCGGGACGACGCTCTATGTGCGGATGGGCGATATTCCTGCACTGCTGCTGGCCCTGGTCATGATCGGGGTCGCGTTCCGGATGGAGGCGCGGGCGCGACGGTGGTAG
- a CDS encoding tyrosine-type recombinase/integrase has translation MANDLIPFTGDRLSQARAFTGLSDEALRVRAVTAARDKDFDALWNLTQAYLLSDTSSGVRLSPHTLRAYRKGVEVLVGHAHEQAWNLLHPGRREPGMFVASLTASGLTPATVMARVAAASALYRALRWAGATDADPFADVKRPKDRTKGIVKNPPYRADVVQAMLAESDAQERVLLLLMAHAGLRIAEALAVRWEDLDLPARRLRVVHGKGDKSRVVPLSARLRDALTTLRAETTSVGGHLTTFRAYSSAYERLQKVALKAGVAHEFRGFHAGRKYAGTQLYAATKDFTRVAGFLGHEQVDTTRRYVEVPEDDLNDVVEGFR, from the coding sequence ATGGCAAACGATCTGATCCCGTTCACCGGCGACCGCCTCAGCCAGGCGCGCGCCTTCACCGGCCTGAGCGATGAGGCCCTGCGTGTCCGGGCGGTCACCGCGGCCCGGGACAAGGACTTCGACGCACTGTGGAACCTCACGCAGGCGTACCTGCTGAGCGACACCAGCTCAGGTGTACGTCTGAGCCCACACACGCTGCGTGCGTACCGCAAGGGCGTCGAAGTCCTTGTCGGACACGCGCATGAACAGGCGTGGAACCTGCTGCACCCGGGGCGGCGGGAACCGGGCATGTTCGTGGCCTCCCTCACGGCATCGGGGCTCACGCCGGCCACGGTCATGGCGCGGGTCGCTGCCGCATCGGCACTGTACCGGGCGCTGCGCTGGGCCGGCGCCACCGACGCCGACCCCTTCGCAGACGTGAAACGCCCGAAAGACCGGACGAAGGGCATCGTGAAGAACCCCCCGTACCGCGCCGATGTCGTGCAGGCGATGCTGGCCGAGTCCGATGCGCAGGAGCGTGTCCTGCTGCTCCTGATGGCCCACGCGGGGCTGCGGATCGCCGAGGCACTGGCCGTGCGCTGGGAGGATCTCGACCTGCCGGCCCGGCGTCTGCGGGTCGTGCACGGGAAGGGTGACAAATCCCGTGTGGTGCCGCTGAGTGCCCGCCTGCGTGACGCGCTGACGACGCTACGGGCGGAGACCACATCGGTAGGCGGGCATCTGACGACCTTCCGGGCCTATTCCAGCGCGTATGAGCGACTCCAGAAGGTCGCCCTGAAGGCCGGGGTGGCACACGAGTTTCGCGGCTTCCACGCGGGGCGCAAATACGCGGGAACCCAGCTCTACGCCGCCACGAAGGACTTCACACGTGTGGCCGGGTTCCTGGGCCACGAGCAGGTCGACACGACGCGCCGATACGTCGAGGTGCCCGAGGATGACCTGAACGATGTCGTCGAGGGCTTCCGCTGA
- a CDS encoding diacylglycerol/lipid kinase family protein, producing the protein MTGQTPPPNADTSATPAPGATSIPSMTGQRVLVIFNPKSGSGDSGLPVFLGLLRAAGAQVVERDLDADTPMSEYVRDVESFHAVVAAGGDGTVSSVSYASRYKNVPLLAYPAGTANLIAQNLDLPTTPEELARVVATGHAVRVDMGEVEVRGQTQGFAMLAGAGADAAMIKGSEELKEKFGALAYVMSAMKQMNPKKTTFTLTIDGQPREFEGIGVMVANFGMANFRLPITTDISPSDGRFTVILMQAGNLLRLVPNIIDSVRSKLNLGDPLFAGNLETIEAREVTVAAADPFPLQYDGELHEETTPFTARILPGAVRYLTPSTEAELTT; encoded by the coding sequence ATGACCGGTCAAACGCCCCCCCCCAATGCCGATACCTCGGCCACCCCAGCGCCAGGGGCGACATCCATTCCCTCCATGACCGGTCAGCGGGTGCTGGTCATCTTCAATCCAAAAAGTGGCAGCGGCGACAGCGGGCTGCCGGTGTTCCTCGGTCTGCTTCGTGCTGCCGGTGCCCAGGTGGTCGAGCGCGATCTGGACGCCGACACGCCGATGAGCGAGTACGTCCGTGACGTCGAGTCCTTCCACGCCGTGGTCGCGGCGGGTGGAGACGGCACGGTCAGTTCGGTGTCCTACGCCAGCCGCTACAAGAATGTGCCGCTGCTCGCGTACCCGGCCGGAACGGCGAATCTGATCGCCCAGAACCTCGACCTGCCGACCACGCCGGAGGAGCTCGCGCGGGTGGTGGCCACCGGGCACGCCGTCCGGGTCGACATGGGCGAGGTCGAGGTGCGCGGACAGACCCAGGGGTTCGCCATGCTGGCGGGCGCCGGAGCCGACGCCGCCATGATCAAGGGCAGTGAGGAACTCAAGGAGAAATTTGGCGCACTGGCCTATGTCATGAGTGCCATGAAGCAGATGAACCCCAAGAAGACGACCTTTACGCTGACCATCGACGGCCAGCCGAGGGAATTCGAGGGGATCGGCGTGATGGTCGCCAATTTCGGCATGGCGAACTTCCGACTGCCGATCACGACCGACATCAGTCCAAGTGACGGGCGCTTCACCGTCATCCTCATGCAGGCGGGCAACCTGCTGCGGCTGGTGCCCAACATCATCGACTCGGTGCGATCGAAACTGAATCTGGGTGATCCGCTGTTCGCGGGTAACCTGGAGACCATCGAGGCCCGGGAGGTGACGGTCGCCGCCGCCGATCCGTTCCCGCTCCAGTACGACGGCGAACTCCACGAGGAAACGACGCCGTTCACGGCGCGCATCCTGCCCGGTGCCGTGCGGTATCTGACTCCCAGTACCGAGGCGGAACTCACCACCTGA
- a CDS encoding IPT/TIG domain-containing protein: MLRFFVAPLLFAGVLASCAPRQQIQTAEQMVTVTPMLVKVSEAAPRGGQVVIQGRYLGGPNIGKVRLGADERGTGGYVFPANAVVSWTDSQIVLTIPADAPIGGSWLFVEVGAKRSTGLPYSVRQ, encoded by the coding sequence ATGCTGCGTTTCTTTGTTGCTCCTTTACTGTTCGCCGGGGTGCTTGCATCCTGTGCGCCGCGTCAGCAGATCCAGACCGCCGAACAGATGGTGACGGTCACCCCCATGCTCGTGAAGGTGTCCGAGGCCGCGCCGCGTGGCGGCCAGGTCGTGATCCAGGGCCGCTACCTGGGTGGGCCAAACATCGGCAAGGTCCGTCTCGGTGCGGATGAACGCGGCACGGGCGGCTACGTGTTCCCGGCCAATGCAGTCGTCAGCTGGACGGATTCTCAGATCGTCCTGACCATCCCGGCCGACGCGCCCATCGGTGGGAGCTGGCTGTTCGTCGAGGTCGGCGCAAAACGCTCCACCGGCCTGCCGTACAGCGTCCGCCAGTAG